GAACACAATTTAAGGTGTCATGGGCCAAGTTATCAAAATCTCAGCTCTTAACCTTGATGGCGGTCTTGGTAGCTCTGCCTAGTCTGTGGTTGAGAGATCTCTCTTCTATATCTTTCCTTTCATTCGGAGGTCTTCTCATGTCGCTTGTCATTTTCACATCAGTGGCATGCACTGGCATTTTCGGAGGGGTGAAAGCTAACCACACCATACCAGCCCTCCGGCTTCATAATATTCCAGCAATATCTGGCCTTTATATCTTCAGCTATGCAGGACATATTGTTTTCCCCAATTTATACAAGGCCATGAAAGATCCATCCAAGTTCACCAAGGTACTTTTCATCTCTCAAATTATAATAACTAATGAAACATGTGAGTGCTGATCATTGGATTTTGTTCTACAATTGGTGACCATGGAATTTTATGAACATGTGctccaaacaaaaccaatttgtTTTCTGTGTTATTAACTTTGCTTTTCTGGTTTAAAAATTTCTGCAGGTATCTATAGTGAGCTTCACTTTAGCGACGATACTTTACGCAACCCTAGCCTTCATGGGAGCCAAGTTGTTTGGTCCCCAAGTGAATCCTCAAATCACTCTAAGCATGCCTCCACATCTTATAGTGACAAAAATTGCATTGTGGGCAACTGCGGTGACACCAATGACCAAATATGCTCTGGAATTTGCACCAATGGCCATCCAGCTTGAGCACAACCTTCCTCATTCTATGAGCTCCAGAACAAAGCTGATCATCAGGGGTACTGTGGGTTCAGTCCTACTTCTGGTGATTCTAGCATTGGCTCTCTCTGTCCCATATTTTGAGTATGTTCTCAGCCTCACAGGATCCCTTGTAAGTATTGGCATTTGTGTCATTTTCCCTTGTGCCTTCTACCTCAAGATCTGTTGGGGTCAGATTTCAAGGCCTCTCCTGCTCCTTAACTTCACTCTCATTGCATTTGGCTTACTTCTGGGAGTAGTTGGAACCATATCCTCATCAAAGTTGCTCATAAAAAACCTTAACAGAGCTCACTCAGGCTGAaaagatgaaccatgatatgcAAATAGACTTGCATTTTTCATTCTGGGATGAGTGTTGCTTCTCTGTTCtcctttgattttgtttttatttttttaccttttttatttttagtgtAGTATTTTTGAAGATTACACTCTACAGTGATGTATGTATCTGCGGTTGTCATCATatgaataatattttcagaaacagtaatttttgttttcttttttcaatataatttttgttttctggtggactttttataacaaaataataaatatatatgaagccAGTGGCTTTGCGCAGAATATCACACAAATTTTGCTCGCCAACGCACCACACAACATGCAAAATCTGTTGACAATAGAAAAAAGCAGCCCGATTGAATGAATGAGATATGGTAATTGGTTATATATTCATATGGTTGATGGTTGCTAACACCTCTCCACTCAAAAAAGATGTTTCCTATAAGTACTCCTGAAAATGGGAAACGAAAAAATTGTTTTCCCAATTGGGGAAGCAATTGTATGAAAACAAATGCATAAACCTGaacaaactgaaaaaaaaaatacacaagaTGAGTGTGGGAATTAAATTTCTCACCAAGAAATATATACcaacattttttgttttattttgataagCCAAAAAAACTTACCAATTCTGAAATCCTTGTTTAACTTTGATAAGCCAAAAAAGTTTGGAAATATCCTTGAATCATAGCATTGAATCATAATTCCATCAGCAAATCGATAACAGTAAGTCCTAGTTACCAAAATAACATCCTATTTTTGATACACCCTAtgtgtttttttggtcaaatgaTGCTTTTATTGAAAGCCAGACGAGAGCAAAACAACATTACAAGGATCACCTTAGTAAAAGAAAGGCAGCAGAAAACTACTTGTACAAATACGCAACCGCATCAAACATTGGGGGGCAAGGAAGGCTGTCCCTCAAGAGAACATGAACCAGGTAGGAGGGGGCTGACTTGCCCATCTATGATATCTCAGCCTCTCATTGGCAAGAGCTGTGCGAGACCCAATTCCAGTTTACTCATGCAAAGCTCTTGTTACAAGGACCATATTATTACTTCCATTCCTTTTCATAGCTTTACTGTGAACTTCTACCACCAATTGTAGTTCTCTTCATATTGTTAACTGTGATATTAAACAGTTAGTAAATCAGGTGTGCAAGGCACGTGGGTTGTTAGTAGAATCAGTTAGACAGTTAGATTAGTTATACGGGTAAGCTTTGCATAAACTGATATAAAAGTGTAACAGTGCTCGTGAATTGGTTAAGCAATACAGAAATCAGAATTTACAactttctctctgtttctatttccttcctcttcttctttacatatcttcttctctcctctctgaATATGTTTGTtcacatggtatcagagccctCAGTGGCTTTCACATAATCGATCGATCCGGTCCGCGCTCTCTCTgcctttcaatttcaactccGTCATGATTCTCTGATTCTCGTCCAATTTTCTCTATCTCCTCCCTCAAATTCAATTCTAGGGCTTCCTCtgattctctttctttcttcctccctGATTcttcatggcttcttcttcctccgtCAAGATTGATGGCCTGCTTAGTATGGTTACCATTCGTCTCAGCGACAATAATTTCCTGAAATGGAGTTTTCAATTGGAGTCTGTGTTGCAAGGGTATGAGCTTTTTGGGTATTTCGATGGCTCCATCGTTCAGCCTCCGAAATATGCAATCGTGGACGAAGAGGGGGTCACTTCTCAAGTCACAGCAGGTTACAAGGAATGGCTGAAGACTGACAAGGCTCTCCTCAGTCTGCTCATTGCCACTCTGACAGATGAAGCTTTGGAATATGTCATCGGAACGAAGACGGCTCGAGAGGCTTGGCTTAATTTGGTGGACCGTTATGCCTCTGTTTCACGAACCCGCATCAATCACTTGAAGACCGAGCTTCAAACCGCTCAAAAAGGGGGGGACTCTATTGAGAGATTTCTTCTTCGGTTAAAACATATTCGGGATCAGCTTGCTCAAGCAGGTGTGAAGGTCTCAGATGACGACTTCATGATTGCTGCCCTCAATGGGCTGCCTCCTGAATATGACATGATCAAGACTGTCTTGATTGCCAGAGATTCCTCCATTTCTTTGAAGGACTTCAGGGCTCAATTACTTGCAGCTGAACAAACTgcagaagcaaaaattttgACCCACTCTGCTATGCTTACTTCTCACCATCAGGCTCCTGGATATCATTCGGTGGTTGCTTCTTCCAATGGGTATGCTCCTCCTTTATCTACGGATTCAGGTTTACTACCGCTTCCTTCTAGTTCAACAGTTGCGTGTTATGCATCTAATGCTCATAATCGGTTTCATAGCTCACGTGATGTGTCTGGGCCGAGTGGTCCTATGTTGTCCAATGATTCTAATGGTTTTGGTAGAGGAAAGTTCTCTACTGGAGGATTTGGCAAACCAGCATCTACATCCTCTCAGATGTCGGGCTCTAGATTTGGGTCTAACTCGTTTCAGAGGAGCAATATTGTCCCTGAATGTCAGATTTGTTGCAAGCGGGGTCATACTGCTGCAAACTGTTATTTTAGGCATGATACCTCTACGGCCCAGGGCTCTGCCCGAGTGATTGAATGCCAGATCTGTGGAAAAAGGGGGCATGGAGCTCTTGATTGCTACCAGCGTTCCAATTACTCCTATCAGGGACAACCTCCGTCTCCTAAGATCTCTGCTATGACTGCACAGAGCGCTTATACCCCTAATCAAGTCTGGATTGCAGATAGTGGTGCATCTCATCACATGGTTGCTGACGTTTCCTCATTGCATCATGTTACTCCCTGTGAATCTGCAGAACATGTTACAGTGGGAAATGGTGAAGGTTTGAAAATTCAGAATATTGGCACTACATCTCTTTCTTGCAGCTCTTCCTCTTTACATATGCCATCTGTTTTTCATGTGCCTAAACTGTCTGCAAACCTCTTATCTGTTCATCAGTTGTGCAACGACAATCAGTGTCTTATATGCTTTGATGCTTCTAGTTTTTATATACAGGACAAACGAACCAGGAAAATTCTACTTCGAGGATTGAGCCATAATGGTATCTACCCCATCCCTTGTACACTGCCGTCACAGTCCCAGGCAGTGGCATTTCTTGGACAGAAAGTCAGTTCCTCCTTGTGGCATCGAAGACTTGGCCATCCCTCCAATGACATCGTCAAATTGATGCTTAAGAACTCACAGTTAGAATCTCTAAATGATGGTTCAAGAGTGATTTGCTCTTCTTGCCTTCATGGGAAAATGCACAAGCTGCCATTTACAGATACTCATATTAAATCTAGGATTCCTTTTTCTAGAATCCATAGTGATGTATGGGGACCTTCTCATTTCAAGTCTCTAGATGGCTATAGGTACTTTGTATCTTTTCTGGATGAGTGTACCGGTTATTTGTGGCTTTTTCCACTATTCAATAAATCAGAGGTGTTTTCaaagtttcttcatttcaCTGCATATGTTCAGAATCAGTTTAAGGCAACTATTCAATGTCTGCAGAGTGACGGGGGTGGTGAATATAGTAGCCACTTGTTTTCTAAGTTTCTGTCATCCAAAGGTATTCTTCATCAAGTGTCCTGCCCATACacacctcaacaaaatggAATGGCCGAGAGAAAGAATAGGCATATTATCGAAACTGCTATTACTATGTTGACTGAAGCTTCATTACCAGGAAAGTTTTGGTTTCATGCGACTGCTCATGCTGCCTATTTAATTAATCGAATGCCAAGTTCTACCTTGGATAATCAAGCTCCATATTTTCGGTTGTTTGGAAAGGATCCTAGTATTCACTCATTGAGGGTTTTTGGTACAGCTGTATATCCTTATCTTCGTCATTATAATGTGCACAAGCTACAACCTCGCACAACTAAGTGTGTATTTCTAGGATATGCTACTGGATATAAAGGGGTTATTGGATATAATTGTGCGACTGCAAAATGTGTGATTTCTAGGGATGTCATCCATGATGAGTCTGTATATCCCTTTGTGTCTCCCATCACTCCACAGCAGTCCTCTACTTCATCCTCTGGTATGAACACATCTCCAATTATGATTTCTCTCCCATCTCAGTTAGAGTCTGATTCTGCAGGTCCTGATATATCTGAGGGTGAGGTCTCTGTCAGCTCCAGCTCTATACCTGCCCATTCTATTCCTAGAATTGAACCTATATCAGCTGCATCTCCCTCTGTACAGTTTGAAAATGTTCAGCATGCTTTTAGTGACCAGCAACTACAGGCTATCCTACCTTATGAAGCCTCTTCTCCTCTTCCACTTCCTCCTAACCCAGAACCAGTAAACACTCATGCAATGCAGACTAGATCCAAGTCGGGTATTGTTAAGACGAAACAGTTTCAAGATTATCAAGGCTATTTCACCTGTTTAACTGCTGGGGTTGAGCTAGATGCACCGTATAGTTATAAGGTGGCCTCGTACTCAGCTGAATGGCGGCAAGCTATGCAGGAGGAAATTGAGGCTCTTCAATCCCAAGGTACTTGGAGTTTAGAGCCTAATCCTGGCAACAAAAATATAGTTGGAAGTAAATGGctgtataaaataaagaagaacTCAGATGGATCTGTTGCAAGGTACAAAGCTAGGCTGGTTGCTCAGGGTTTTAGTCAACAACCTGGTTTAGACTTTGGGGAAACATTTAGCCCTGTAGTCAGACATACCACAGTTCGGTTGGTATTAAGTCTTGCTGCTATGAATCAGTGGTCACTAAGGCAACTTGATGTGAAAAATGCCTTCCTTCATGGAGATTTAGAGGAGGAGGTGTTTATGCGTCAACCACAAGGGTATGAAGATCCTGCTCATCCAGAGTATGTGTGTAAGCTCAAGAAATCGTTATATGGTCTAAAGCAAGCTCCAAGGGCTTGGAATGCTAAATTCACAGGATATCTGCCAGCACTGGGGTTCAAAATATCCCAATCTGATCCGAGTCTGTTTGTGAAACACGAAGGTTCTGATGTGATCATGTTGCTGCTATATGTCGATGATATTATATTAACTGGTTCTAATGCAGATTTGGTACAAAGTGTGGTTGATAATCTGAGTTCAGtatttgaaatgaaagataTGGGTCGCCTTGCTTATTTCTTAGGATTGCAAATTGCATATCCTGCCTCAGGAGGTCTGTTTGTGAGTCAAACAAAATATGCTAAGGACCTGTTGCATAAAGCTGGAATGCAGTCATGCAGAGCCTGTTCAACTCCATGTAAACCACATAATCAAATTTTGACAGATTGTGGTGAACCGTTATCTGATCCCACCATGTTTAGAAGTGTTGTTGGGGCTTTACAGTATTTGACATTCACAAGACCTGACTTGGCCTATGCAGTAAACACAGTCTGTCAATATATGAATAATCCTACTGATGTTCATTGGTTGCTAGTCAAAAGAATCTTAAGATATGTTCAAGGTACTCTGCGCCTTGGCATCAATTTTACGAGTATCAGTACTAGAGTAAGTGATCCTTGGCAGTTGTCGGCATATAGTGATGCTGACTGGGCTGGGGACATCAACACAAGGAGATCTACCACAGGTTTTGTAGTGTTTTTAGGACCTAATCCCATCTCTTGGCAGTCCAAAAAGCAGGGATCGGTCTCCAGGAGCTCAACAGAGGCAGAGTATAGAGCCTTGGCAAACACTGCTGCAGACATTGCTTGGATCAGACAGGTGTTGCAGGATGTGAATTACTTTCTCCCTAATCCTCCTGTAATGTATTGTGACAATCTATCTGCCTTAGCACTTAGCTCCAATCCTGTCTACCATTCCAGGATCAAACATCTGGACATTGACTATCAttttgtgagagagaaagttCAGAAGAAAGACTTACTGGTACAGTATGTCCCTACAGAAGAACAAGTGGCAGATGTATTCACAAAAGGATTACACAGTCCTATATTCTCAAGACATTGTAGTCATCTTCGATTAGGGGATGTAACAGGGTAGGGAAAATGTTAACTGTGATATTAAACAGTTAGTAAATCAGGTGTGCAAGGCACGTGGGTTGTTAGTAGAATCAGTTAGACAGTTAGATTAGTTATACGGGTAAGCTTTGCATAAACTGATATAAAAGTGTAACAGTGCTCGTGAATTGGTTAAGCAATACAGAAATCAGAATTTACAactttctctctgtttctatttccttcctcttcttctttacatatcttcttctctcctctctgaATATGTTTGTTCACACATATGACCACCAATTTTTTCCAttcataattattaattcGTCCTCTTCTGCATCAAACTTAAGATGAATGCTTGTTGCTCTTCAATAATGAGTTTTGACTTTTCAAAATTCTGTTTATTTAGTTGGATgcctttattttaaaaaacttatttactGTAGTGCTTCTTGAAACTATGGTCAAATTTCACTTTACTTCCTGAAAGTTAAAATGACCTAGAGTGTCCCTTTGACCAAAATTTGGTGATT
The window above is part of the Prunus dulcis chromosome 1, ALMONDv2, whole genome shotgun sequence genome. Proteins encoded here:
- the LOC117614929 gene encoding amino acid transporter AVT1H, translating into MKLKVLYANHVVVVVVVVKEMEMNVIVKEVVMKVEVDMVEVEEKEGWAHGGGGGRWWQTILYLNMWNTIGKSLWLKSNCLSHQNQVASDSVHRGNLALQQLSCNACLEENKACKCDQSFESCKRVSGADEHHSEGNNSFTHSVINMTGMLIGLGQLSTPYALETGGWSSAFLMIGLGVICAYCSHILGKCLDKNPKSRSYTDIGQQAFGTKGKLIAATLIYMEIFMALVSYTISLHDNLNTVFSGTQFKVSWAKLSKSQLLTLMAVLVALPSLWLRDLSSISFLSFGGLLMSLVIFTSVACTGIFGGVKANHTIPALRLHNIPAISGLYIFSYAGHIVFPNLYKAMKDPSKFTKVSIVSFTLATILYATLAFMGAKLFGPQVNPQITLSMPPHLIVTKIALWATAVTPMTKYALEFAPMAIQLEHNLPHSMSSRTKLIIRGTVGSVLLLVILALALSVPYFEYVLSLTGSLVSIGICVIFPCAFYLKICWGQISRPLLLLNFTLIAFGLLLGVVGTISSSKLLIKNLNRAHSG